Proteins from a single region of Harpia harpyja isolate bHarHar1 chromosome 14, bHarHar1 primary haplotype, whole genome shotgun sequence:
- the CYTH1 gene encoding cytohesin-1 isoform X2: MVLRAEGSVPSDLTPEECQELENIRRRKQELLADIQRLKDEIAEVTNEIENLGSTEERKNMQRNKQVAMGRKKFNMDPKKGIQFLIENDLLKNTCEDIAQFLYKGEGLNKTAIGDYLGERDEFNIQVLHAFVELHEFTDLNLVQALRQFLWSFRLPGEAQKIDRMMEAFAQRYCQCNPGVFQSTDTCYVLSFAIIMLNTSLHNPNVKDKPTAERFIAMNRGINDGGDLPEELLRNLYESIKNEPFKIPEDDGNDLTHTFFNPDREGWLLKLGGGRVKTWKRRWFILTDNCLYYFEYTTDKEPRGIIPLENLSIREVEDSKKPNCFELYIPDNKDQVIKACKTEADGRVVEGNHTVYRISAPTPEEKEEWIKCIKAAISRDPFYEMLAARKKKVSSTKRH, translated from the exons ATGGTGCTCAGGGCGGAGGGCAGCG TGCCCAGTGACCTGACCCCAGAGGAGTGCCAGGAGCTGGAGAACATCCGCCGCCgcaagcaggagctgctggctgacATACAG CGGCTGAAAGATGAGATAGCAGAAGTGACGAATGAGATCGAGAACCTGGGGTCCACGGAGGAGAG GAAAAACATGCAGAGGAACAAGCAGGTGGCCATGGGCAGGAAGAAGTTCAACATGGATCCCAAGAAG GGCATCCAGTTCCTGATCGAAAACGACCTGCTGAAGAATACGTGCGAGGATATTGCTCAGTTCCTTTACAAGGGAGAGGGCCTCAACAAGACAGCCATCGGTGACTACCTGGGTGAGAG GGATGAGTTCAACATCCAAGTCCTGCATGCCTTCGTGGAGCTGCATGAATTCACTGACCTCAACCTCGTGCAGGCTCTGCG GCAGTTCCTGTGGAGCTTCCGCCTGCCCGGGGAGGCGCAGAAGATCGACCGGATGATGGAGGCCTTCGCCCAGCGGTACTGCCAGTGCAACCCCGGCGTCTTCCAGTCCACAG ACACCTGCTACGTGCTCTCCTTCGCTATCATCATGCTGAACACCAGCCTGCACAACCCCAACGTCAAGGACAAACCTACAGCGGAGCGCTTCATCGCCATGAACCGTGGCATTAACGACGGGGGAGACCTACCTGAGGAGCTGCTTCGG AATCTCTATGAAAGCATCAAGAATGAACCCTTCAAAATCCCTGAGGACGATGGCAATGACCTCACCCACACCTTCTTCAACCCCGACCGGGAGGGCTGGCTCCTGAAGCTAGG aggagGCAGGGTGAAGACGTGGAAGCGACGCTGGTTCATCCTGACCGACAACTGCCTTTACTACTTCGAGTACACGACG GATAAAGAGCCCCGTGGCATCATCCCGCTGGAGAACCTGAGCATCCGTGAGGTGGAGGACTCGAAGAAGCCC AATTGCTTTGAGCTCTACATCCCCGACAACAAGGACCAGGTGATCAAGGCCTGCAAGACGGAGGCGGACGGGCGAGTGGTGGAGGGGAACCACACGGTGTATCGCATCTCTGCCCCCACGCCCGAGGAGAAGGAGGAATGGATCAAGTGCATCAA GGCAGCGATCAGTCGGGACCCTTTCTACGAGATGCTGGCTGCCAGGAAGAAGAAGGTCTCCTCCACCAAGAGACACTAG
- the CYTH1 gene encoding cytohesin-1 isoform X3, producing the protein MEEEGGYVPSDLTPEECQELENIRRRKQELLADIQRLKDEIAEVTNEIENLGSTEERKNMQRNKQVAMGRKKFNMDPKKGIQFLIENDLLKNTCEDIAQFLYKGEGLNKTAIGDYLGERDEFNIQVLHAFVELHEFTDLNLVQALRQFLWSFRLPGEAQKIDRMMEAFAQRYCQCNPGVFQSTDTCYVLSFAIIMLNTSLHNPNVKDKPTAERFIAMNRGINDGGDLPEELLRNLYESIKNEPFKIPEDDGNDLTHTFFNPDREGWLLKLGGRVKTWKRRWFILTDNCLYYFEYTTDKEPRGIIPLENLSIREVEDSKKPNCFELYIPDNKDQVIKACKTEADGRVVEGNHTVYRISAPTPEEKEEWIKCIKAAISRDPFYEMLAARKKKVSSTKRH; encoded by the exons atggAGGAGGAGGGCGGCTACG TGCCCAGTGACCTGACCCCAGAGGAGTGCCAGGAGCTGGAGAACATCCGCCGCCgcaagcaggagctgctggctgacATACAG CGGCTGAAAGATGAGATAGCAGAAGTGACGAATGAGATCGAGAACCTGGGGTCCACGGAGGAGAG GAAAAACATGCAGAGGAACAAGCAGGTGGCCATGGGCAGGAAGAAGTTCAACATGGATCCCAAGAAG GGCATCCAGTTCCTGATCGAAAACGACCTGCTGAAGAATACGTGCGAGGATATTGCTCAGTTCCTTTACAAGGGAGAGGGCCTCAACAAGACAGCCATCGGTGACTACCTGGGTGAGAG GGATGAGTTCAACATCCAAGTCCTGCATGCCTTCGTGGAGCTGCATGAATTCACTGACCTCAACCTCGTGCAGGCTCTGCG GCAGTTCCTGTGGAGCTTCCGCCTGCCCGGGGAGGCGCAGAAGATCGACCGGATGATGGAGGCCTTCGCCCAGCGGTACTGCCAGTGCAACCCCGGCGTCTTCCAGTCCACAG ACACCTGCTACGTGCTCTCCTTCGCTATCATCATGCTGAACACCAGCCTGCACAACCCCAACGTCAAGGACAAACCTACAGCGGAGCGCTTCATCGCCATGAACCGTGGCATTAACGACGGGGGAGACCTACCTGAGGAGCTGCTTCGG AATCTCTATGAAAGCATCAAGAATGAACCCTTCAAAATCCCTGAGGACGATGGCAATGACCTCACCCACACCTTCTTCAACCCCGACCGGGAGGGCTGGCTCCTGAAGCTAG gagGCAGGGTGAAGACGTGGAAGCGACGCTGGTTCATCCTGACCGACAACTGCCTTTACTACTTCGAGTACACGACG GATAAAGAGCCCCGTGGCATCATCCCGCTGGAGAACCTGAGCATCCGTGAGGTGGAGGACTCGAAGAAGCCC AATTGCTTTGAGCTCTACATCCCCGACAACAAGGACCAGGTGATCAAGGCCTGCAAGACGGAGGCGGACGGGCGAGTGGTGGAGGGGAACCACACGGTGTATCGCATCTCTGCCCCCACGCCCGAGGAGAAGGAGGAATGGATCAAGTGCATCAA GGCAGCGATCAGTCGGGACCCTTTCTACGAGATGCTGGCTGCCAGGAAGAAGAAGGTCTCCTCCACCAAGAGACACTAG
- the CYTH1 gene encoding cytohesin-1 isoform X1: MGTVSELCASSFQAFLCPSVAAKAVPSDLTPEECQELENIRRRKQELLADIQRLKDEIAEVTNEIENLGSTEERKNMQRNKQVAMGRKKFNMDPKKGIQFLIENDLLKNTCEDIAQFLYKGEGLNKTAIGDYLGERDEFNIQVLHAFVELHEFTDLNLVQALRQFLWSFRLPGEAQKIDRMMEAFAQRYCQCNPGVFQSTDTCYVLSFAIIMLNTSLHNPNVKDKPTAERFIAMNRGINDGGDLPEELLRNLYESIKNEPFKIPEDDGNDLTHTFFNPDREGWLLKLGGRVKTWKRRWFILTDNCLYYFEYTTDKEPRGIIPLENLSIREVEDSKKPNCFELYIPDNKDQVIKACKTEADGRVVEGNHTVYRISAPTPEEKEEWIKCIKAAISRDPFYEMLAARKKKVSSTKRH; the protein is encoded by the exons ATGGGGACGGTCAGCGAGCTCTGTGCCTCCAGTTTCCAGGCCTTCCTCTGCCCCTCGGTGGCTGCCAAGGCAG TGCCCAGTGACCTGACCCCAGAGGAGTGCCAGGAGCTGGAGAACATCCGCCGCCgcaagcaggagctgctggctgacATACAG CGGCTGAAAGATGAGATAGCAGAAGTGACGAATGAGATCGAGAACCTGGGGTCCACGGAGGAGAG GAAAAACATGCAGAGGAACAAGCAGGTGGCCATGGGCAGGAAGAAGTTCAACATGGATCCCAAGAAG GGCATCCAGTTCCTGATCGAAAACGACCTGCTGAAGAATACGTGCGAGGATATTGCTCAGTTCCTTTACAAGGGAGAGGGCCTCAACAAGACAGCCATCGGTGACTACCTGGGTGAGAG GGATGAGTTCAACATCCAAGTCCTGCATGCCTTCGTGGAGCTGCATGAATTCACTGACCTCAACCTCGTGCAGGCTCTGCG GCAGTTCCTGTGGAGCTTCCGCCTGCCCGGGGAGGCGCAGAAGATCGACCGGATGATGGAGGCCTTCGCCCAGCGGTACTGCCAGTGCAACCCCGGCGTCTTCCAGTCCACAG ACACCTGCTACGTGCTCTCCTTCGCTATCATCATGCTGAACACCAGCCTGCACAACCCCAACGTCAAGGACAAACCTACAGCGGAGCGCTTCATCGCCATGAACCGTGGCATTAACGACGGGGGAGACCTACCTGAGGAGCTGCTTCGG AATCTCTATGAAAGCATCAAGAATGAACCCTTCAAAATCCCTGAGGACGATGGCAATGACCTCACCCACACCTTCTTCAACCCCGACCGGGAGGGCTGGCTCCTGAAGCTAG gagGCAGGGTGAAGACGTGGAAGCGACGCTGGTTCATCCTGACCGACAACTGCCTTTACTACTTCGAGTACACGACG GATAAAGAGCCCCGTGGCATCATCCCGCTGGAGAACCTGAGCATCCGTGAGGTGGAGGACTCGAAGAAGCCC AATTGCTTTGAGCTCTACATCCCCGACAACAAGGACCAGGTGATCAAGGCCTGCAAGACGGAGGCGGACGGGCGAGTGGTGGAGGGGAACCACACGGTGTATCGCATCTCTGCCCCCACGCCCGAGGAGAAGGAGGAATGGATCAAGTGCATCAA GGCAGCGATCAGTCGGGACCCTTTCTACGAGATGCTGGCTGCCAGGAAGAAGAAGGTCTCCTCCACCAAGAGACACTAG